From one Patescibacteria group bacterium genomic stretch:
- a CDS encoding AI-2E family transporter: MKEGNQTINLSIVSILKIIAVILLLLFVYMIRDVMAILFVAVIFGAAIDPWVDWLQTRKIPRILSILTIYVLSFGILALVVVLLVPAITTEFVGLTKDFPSYYQRIIGGFEEFQGEASTGQGVRHIIESWVANIGQTTRGIFSTISDIFGGFIALFAVLVITFYLIVEKDNMRAFLQAVTPLKYQPYVMQLHVRMQKKIGSWLRGQVILMIIIGILSYIGLLILGVKYALLLALFAGLMEIIPYIGPIFGAVPAVFIAFTQSPIKSLLVIVLYLIIQQLENNLIVPKIMKRAVGLNPIVVILVILIGGKIAGIVGALIAVPVA, from the coding sequence ATGAAAGAAGGAAACCAAACAATCAATCTCTCTATTGTAAGTATCTTAAAGATAATAGCTGTAATTCTATTGCTTTTATTTGTGTATATGATTCGAGATGTTATGGCTATTTTGTTCGTAGCTGTGATTTTCGGAGCCGCCATTGATCCTTGGGTAGACTGGCTCCAGACCAGAAAGATCCCCCGCATTTTGAGCATCCTTACCATCTATGTTTTGAGTTTTGGAATTTTAGCCTTGGTAGTTGTGCTTTTAGTGCCAGCGATAACTACAGAGTTTGTTGGCTTAACCAAAGATTTTCCCAGTTATTATCAGAGAATTATTGGTGGTTTTGAAGAGTTTCAGGGGGAAGCCTCTACTGGGCAGGGCGTTAGGCATATTATAGAATCTTGGGTAGCGAATATTGGTCAAACCACAAGAGGCATTTTTTCTACAATCAGTGATATTTTTGGCGGATTTATTGCCTTGTTCGCGGTTTTAGTGATTACTTTTTATTTGATTGTAGAGAAAGACAACATGAGAGCTTTCCTGCAGGCGGTTACTCCGTTGAAATATCAGCCCTATGTTATGCAGCTGCATGTTCGGATGCAAAAAAAGATTGGTTCTTGGCTTAGGGGGCAAGTTATTTTAATGATAATCATCGGTATCCTATCCTACATCGGACTTTTGATTTTAGGGGTCAAGTATGCTTTGTTGCTGGCGCTATTTGCGGGCTTGATGGAGATCATTCCGTATATTGGTCCGATTTTTGGCGCTGTGCCCGCGGTTTTTATCGCCTTTACCCAGTCGCCGATAAAATCTCTTTTAGTGATTGTCTTGTATCTTATCATTCAGCAATTAGAGAATAATTTGATTGTGCCCAAAATAATGAAGCGGGCCGTAGGTCTTAACCCGATTGTGGTGATTTTAGTAATTTTGATTGGCGGCAAGATAGCCGGCATTGTTGGCGCCTTAATTGCCGTGCCAGTGGC